The Pieris brassicae chromosome 7, ilPieBrab1.1, whole genome shotgun sequence genome includes the window TTTCATATCGATCTAATAGGCAACAGCCTCCTATACCgggcacgccgtcgacttattgagtctaaggcaagccgtttTACTTCACAGTTCGAGTGAATGTGACAAATAACATGACAGAAAcagacagtccattggtgcacaactgAGGTTCGAACCTGGAATGAGAGAGCCTCTCTGACGCCACAAGAACACTGCTCTaacatcaaaattattaattaatagtaaaaccaattatcatttatttttctattctaCAAAAGATTTCCTAAACAAATAGAATGACAATACCTCCGGCTATCATAAAAGTGTTCTAAAACAAATCCAAATCCAAATATTAAGGCACGTTTAACACTAACAATGTAAATTACACACCAACGAACCGTTACACAAGAGGATGTAATCAAAACAGACATACAAATGACGTTATCCATCATGCATCAGGTAAAAACGCGATAATAACCTATTCCCATTAAGGTAATCAACTGTTACATTTCTATTAAGACATTAATCTGAACTGGGTCTaactatgttttaattatgggCTACGAGCAAAACAGCTGGatgttcttaataattatagagtTCGCGCCGACGGTTGTACGTTGATATGGAATAGTTACTGGCGCTAGTTACTAATCCATACTAACCAtaaccattttttatataattagtatataggtatttatttcagatacttttacacttaaacacatttatataatttcattatttttccaTCTGTGTGGCCTTTTTTGGCAAAGGTCTCTACAGAATGATTAGAATGAATGGTAAGCGCTGTTGGAACTTATCGTTTCTTGTTTGtttgcattttaaaatgtaaatatatatccaATGTAATAGGTATATAATACTGTTCTATGATTGAGaataagcagtgttggcctagaggttgtaggttccatctcggctgtgcaccgatggaatttctttctatttacgtatttaccattcgctcgaacggtaaaggaaaacattgcgAGGAAACCGTCTTGTggcaggcacaggaggctgatcacctacttgcctattagatagaaaaatgatcatgaaactgaatcagaaatatgaggcccagacccaaAGAGGTTATGGCgtcactgttttattttttatataatactattataaatgtttgattagttatggtatataaataattaaatactgttatattaacaattttgacTCTAAGTACCtatcaatatttaacaattatcatcctcaattaaataaaaataggagAAACTATGTTTCTGATAGGACgtattttgaattgaatagaaaatatattgatattcTATCTCTGTTTTCTGAATTTTTCAAACTTATTCACATATAGATGTCAAATAAAGAGATTTTCATTTTTGCACCACTTTTCTCTTCCTCTTGCCATTTCCACTtaagttcatttatttttatagtaacatCACAGACCTTTGTTGTTCTTCTTAAAGATGATTTTTTACAAGCTTCTACTCGTTCCAGTATCTAAACCATAACAGTGAACGCTCCAGGACGGGCGTATTGACGCCTCCGCTGCCGACGCGGGCGCTACAATTCCTATTTCCAAGTGTAATTGTAATTAGGCTTAGAATTAGTTCTCTAGAAATGATAGTTAATTAACTGAGAGTTCAGTGTAGTTCAGTTTCGCTAGATTCATTAAACGCCGAAAATATTTTGGAAGCTATGGTATAGCTCAGGCAAActctatattgtaatataaaaaataaaaccgttttaggtctgggcttcagatttcttcatgatcattagtcaatctaataggcaagtgatcagtctcctgtgcctgacacatgctgTCGACTTTCTGGGTCTACCCGAGCCggtttcatcacgatgtttttcttcctTCAGTCGAGCAAATGTGAAAAAAAGAAAGTCCACACAGCGAGCGATCGGACTCACGATCTCAGCGATGAGAGTCGTTCACTGCTCACTGTtgtaatataaagttataataatccagtgtTGCATCTATTTATGGGTCTGGGCCTTAAAATTCGGTATGTTTTATTGATCATATTAAATAGGTAAGTGTCCGGTGATTTTCTAGAAAACCTTACTTAGGGCACGAAAACGGAATGGCGCGAAGACCCTGAATGTGAGATTCAGACAGGCTAAGAGCGAACTATCGCGAATCTGTCAAAATGCGTTTTTGACTTACGGAAGTCTAAACTACATCTTAATTGAGTTGATTATCGAACGCTcaaattaacatattatattttttaagaaaattaatatatttaaatgcaaCGAAAAAAACCAACATACTTAATAAACTTACATTGCATTGGAATTATAATATAGAGATTTACCTTAAAGCAACTGCGATGGTGTGAAATAGCATACAATTAATGTCGATTTCATACCATTACCACCATTACTGGCGCATTACGGGCAAGTACAAACAGTTAACCAATACGTATCGGAGTTATTTCCACAATTATTTCTGACAAGTATTCGTGTGGTACAGCCGAGTAATAACGTCATTTCAACTCAAGTCCGCGCTTGCGGCATCTATTCCCGCGTTTACCACAGACTATAGGAATGTCGATAgactagaaatatatattgtagaagttcaatattttaaatcttattgtAATTTTGGTAACTTTTTAGAAATTAACACATACTTTTACCGTTCGTACATCCCTAGTAAGCTAAGAAATTGTTTTCGTGCCATCTTCAAACTTAAAACCgcaattttataatagatttcggtaaaataaatataagtaaaggTTACTTTTAAAGCTATTTAGTTCTCACTACTACTTTAATTATTCTGACTCAAGAGTGAAGCACGGCCTGTGCAACTCACCACACTTCGCGTATATAAGGGCGATGCTGGTTCGTGACTTGAAACGGCAATTGATACGGTTTCGCAGGAAATGTGTCTtcgcctacttgccttttTGGGCCGTGAAACCGTCACAGAAATGTCTGCTTTTCACCCTACTGTTGGAACGAATGACAATAAGTTTAAGTGCTTCAGATGTCACTGTCATAAATTTAGTCGTAGACCTGTGGAAAGGCGATTTTGTCTCAAGTCCCATAACGTAAGAACATTGTCTATAACCGGATAGTATTCAAGGTTACGAAGGAAGTAAACTATACCCACTGTTTGTACCATAACTGCGTTCACAATACATCCCGTATTGTGAACCACtacatttaacttaatttgCCATAATACCCCGGGACAGATACTTAGACTGATAGATGCTAATAGCTTTTATTGATACAAGTTATAGTTCACTACATCGCTAGTTATAATGCTAAATTACGACAATATCTCCATTTCTGCGAGATTGTCAAATTACTATATTAAGCATGTGTTGTTTGCTTTTCCTACTACAAAAACAACTAGtctagttttttcttttcttaacatagcttttacacattgaaagaaaacactttattaccggattccgtgaccacgcacgctgtaaaacaggcgaaacgtcggataattataagtttattaataataaatagcttcaatccggtaaaaaaatgttttctttcaactaGTCTAGTTCAAGTAACCAAACCTTGCCTAATCATATTGGtgttaaatagttataattactttaGTAACTTAAGTGAACTAGTTTCATGtgtattaaatcaatatttatttaaaaatagacttTCTATACAGGTCTCCATTTTAGTTAGCCTTTAGTTACCTACATTTAAACGAATGTAAAGCACCGCTCGctgcttttttataaaaacaacatttgaAACGTATGAATGAtgacatacatttaatatataattataatattacatatttatcttacattaaaaatataggttgagatataaatatatagaatgaGTGAATGttgtaaagttttaattttacaaaacagagtgtaaaaaaattacagattGGAGAATTAATAAAAGGTTAAACGATGTCTGCTATTGTTTTATAACTACAGTTTTGTAGTTAAAAAATGATGCAGTTCCTTCTCAGTGTCCTCAATAATAAAGTATAGTTTGTAAGTCAGAGGTTAAAAGCCCAGTACGCGATCTTTGGCAATATAGCATTAAATATTTGGTTTTCAATgtgtttcataattaattataaatctattttattccCATTATGTACATATGTAATTATACCGTGcgattcaaaatatttttacattattgaaCACTGtcatagtgtttttttttaataagattaaatATGATGTCTGTGTCTTATGACTTGAGgagtataatattatagactGAAGTTGTAAAACACTCCAATACACTACTTACGCCATCTTCTATAGAGTAGAAACTGTAAGGTTTTGGAATGCTTTGTTTAGTGACATCTAACGTGGACTAGTTTACATAAACAATAGATCCACAGATTATTGTGCTTTTCAGTGAAATGGAAttcagaaatattttgtttttaccgAATACAGATTACAAAGATGAAAAACGATATTCCCTTAATGCGATtgtgacaattgacataactacaataataataagcttttTCAATGAATCGCAGCAGTAAATGCTTAgcactgtttatttttataattgcctGATAAGCACCCAGGActcactttataaaaataaagccaaATTTGATGTGCTCGGACATTAAACTAAACGCCATGTAAGTAAATTGCGataaagtgtaatattttaaatataatgtcttAAGAAAGTACCCTcttattaacttatattttaggAGTTACGTAAATCTCACAACTTTAGCAGACCATAAACGACAAGAAATGGAAGATAGAATTCACATGTTTACAGCAAAATGTGACAACACCATTAAGAATTtggaatatttgaaaaaacgGGTATgccttttaaaaacattacataaatattttaagtaccaTACTAATATTTAACTTCTATCCTTATCCTATTCTAGGCTCAAGGATTAATGACACAACTAAACTGTGATCACATGGAGCTGAAAGATCGTTTTTTAAATAGTGTTAAGACCTTGGaagaatattcatatttaataaatgatattaatatagcTGTAGAAGAATTAGGTAAGTAAACAtgtacattataattttttttaattctatatttagTATACTAAATAAAGCGGTGAAAACATAGTGGCTAGGTGTGCAGAACTAAAATCCTATTCCATTAATGTGTCCAGTGCAGCAATGCAATTGCTATACATACCTTCAATGAAAGTCAACATTATGTTGAAATAAGCATGCTTAAGATCCAAAAACATCTGTGCCTCCATATAGAGATACTAATCATCTAATTGcttaaagatatttaagaaaatctgAAGTAAATACCAACAGTAGTTGTTACTTGTTTTCTAAGTTATCCTGGATCAAGTACTAACAAGACTTTTCATCTATTTAATAGTACTACAAAATGTgtgaattctattttaatagttacttAAAAACCAGTTATGCTTTTAGTTAATCCCGCTAATCGGGCTGGTCATCCAGGTTTTGGTTTGGTAAATATGTTACCTCCATCAATCTCACCATTCAATATAGCAGATACATTGTCTCAACCTGTTCCATCAACTTCAAAAACTTGTTTACATCCTCAAGACTGGtccaagaaaaaaaacataccaaAAGACCAGcctttaatttcattttctacCGAGTCTTTGGGAGAAATAATACCATCTGAAGATAAACAATGTGATAGTCAGACTATTACAGAaggtgtaaaaaatattacttttgcAGGTAAggatatattgtttatatataaatatatatatatataggaaatctgcttaataattaattttatcattatcttattagaatatttatgaGCAtcttaacatatttaaaaaaaatgtaatggtTCTAAATgtgcatttattataaaataaagtagctttcatttacaaaaattaaaaaatttaaataagaaattgcAATTAGAAGAATTATCAAATGcaataatatcttttatcTGTGTTTCTTTTGGCAAAGGCCTACTCCCACCTGTTGCCGTTGGACTCAGTCTTTTGCCACTCTTGTCCAGTAAGGTCCCTAGCCTTTCTTTCTGTTCTCAATGTTTTTGTGTTAAGTGTACAATTTAACATAGGCTCTTTATGGTTTTGAAGTTGACTTAAATGTTTGCATATATTTCATTGGGTGTTTTCTTTTGGGATATAATGTGTTTAAAGTTACATTCATTTGGTTGATTTTGGTATATTTCTTTATGCTTTGTATCTAAAGTTAGAGATAATCGTGTTTCCAATGATTACCTCCATCTGGCTTAGgagtaatatttgttttgcaTATGCCTGATTTATTGATGTTTTGTCTCCGTTTCCTCCTTTTAAGGAACTGCAACTTTTACTCCATCCTCCAATGGATAGCACATGTTATACCATTGTAATgataagattatatttttttttagatgcTGGAAATGTGACATTGCCTGCACAAACAGTGTTGCAATTGGATTATGAATACCCCGCTGTATTATTACATGTTGATGGAACATCCTTTTGGGTGACTACTGAAAATATTGATGAAGCATTTCAGTAAGTATACGAGTAATCAATCACAACATCTGGTGTGATAAATCTATGAGTATGATACAAAGTTTAAAAGTAAGAAGATAGACTTCATACTTATTACTGCATTTAAACTTTACAAAGTAtactttttattgatattttagttCCAATTAGGATCATTTTCTTGTTTCTATAACaactaaatacttaaaaaccTTGCGATGAATTAACTAAGGttttttgtcaaaaataatagtaaaattctTTCAGATTAATGACAGACATGACAGAGTACTATAAGAAGTGCAAGGTACAATTTTCACTCAACCAATTGGTGCCTCTGTCATGTTGTGCTGTGTATGAGGAATCGGATTCATATACCAGAGGACTCTTCATACAACTCAGTGaagtatgttattttttattggtcAGTGATAGTTAGAGAAGGAAGTTACACTgttgcccatggacacacgtTGCCTTGAGGCTTGCGAGTGCGTAGTCggtctatattattttgagaactggcagtaaatgtaaaattagaagcatttcatatacatttctgtttttgacgttcataggtgtacattgtgttatacctatatgaataaatatttcatttattcataatatagaACAATTATTAGCGAACATAGCAGATCAGGTTTAACacagacatatatatatatataatttataaaaaaacaatggcgctacaacctttttaggtctgcgcctcagatttctgtatctgtttcatgatcatttgtatatCGATTAGCCTGCTGTGCCTGaaacacgccgtcgactttatgggtctaaggcgagccggtttcctcacgatgttttccttcaccgttcgagctaatgttaaatgcgtacatagaaagaaaatcccaatgcacagccggggtcgaacctacgacctcagggatgagccactaggccaacactgctcatatataatattgccTATATTATTTAGACTTAACTTAAGAAGCTTAATCGTGTACCCACccgtatttaattattgtgttCGAGAAGACGCTGGAACTTTgcttgaattaatattatttaaatttaaaaaattatctctttggagaaataaaaaaaaatataaatattggatTTCAACTTGTATACGCGTAATACCTCACCTAAAATATCAGGTCATAAGTGCAAGTTAATTTTACAGGAGGACATCCGTTCTGCCCAAGTGCATCTAGTAGACTATGGGGAAACAAGATTAGTGCCGACCTGTTGGCTTCAGCCGCTGATGCCTCAATTCTGTGGCTTGCCACCATTTGCCCGATATTGTCATCTAGCTGGGGTGAGTTTTGTAACTTATAGGCCCACGTTAAACTTAAATCGTACATGTAGGACATTGCCAGCTAGCgattgcgttgccggtctttacGTGTCTCGAACGCAATAGatgacattaaaatttatttattctattgttcgataaatttttttattacataaatagtcATTGTACATTTGTTTGTCCATTTTCACCCACTCAGGCTTTCATACTTTTATAACCGTTTCGATTACCTAAACCGTTGGAATTACGCGTGAAACCAGGCGCAGGCAGCAAGGAtagcatttaattatttagaacttattattttgttacacGTGAttgtacttaatatttttacattatttttaagttgacCCAGGAACTATACAGACATGTTAGTTTATATTGCACAATAATTTGGaagtaaaattcattttggtaattattttatttactattttgactcttaaatattgataattacATAACAAAATAGACAGGCTTGCTTATGTGCTAAAACGACTAAGAAAAACTGTTAATCATAATATTGTAAGCTgcttataaattatagtttgtGGAAATTCAGTCgaagtaaataaagttaagGCTATGAAAAGCAATCATAGAAATTTGTGAAGCAAACTATATTGATAATAGAGTACCTTTGTTTAAGAAGCTCAATATTGAATCATTTCCCTGTATgcatattttagaaatgtccttattcgttcacaaaaatatttttaagacatCAGTATTAGATCTGTCAAACTAGACATGGGGCGGTATTAGCTGTGCCAAAAGTTCATCTGGAATATGGgaaaaatatcttttgtatggcaatataataatttaccaaaagtaTTAAATGATCTTACTATTAGAGTTTTTAAAATCGACTTATTTTCTTAAtcggaaaatatatttttctataaattgttATCTGCGtgtaacattataattaatattaatttgataacgtaataatatattttaattatttgatattttatcactacgaatgactcataatgtatataacttttttgttAAATCCCTTTTAAGACAAAATTTGTGCAATTATGTGGTACAATATgcgaatttaaattttttgtacaatatacttgcgaattaattaatatatctgGTTGATATTTGATAAATGACAGCTAACTCTTGATtgatatattaaagtaatcacaaattgttctataaaatgaAAAGTTTTGGCAAATGAAATGATACAATTTTGGTAATTTGGTTAGTTCCGTATCACATCGACGTgcatcgttccacaactaagcgttaTTTAAGGCTGTTTTGCGGCGGACCACTGCTATGTGGAAACAGCTGCCCATTAAAGTATTACCAAACCAATTggacttagagtccttcaagaaaagagtgtatcaattcttaaaagaccggacCTTCAAGCTGGTTTAAGTGTCTGTGGGCTCactcaacatcaggtgagcctcctgcccatttgaaCCCTGTTCTATTAGGTCAAATAATACTTTGTAAACTTACTACGGATGCAACGCACAGCGAAATTGGGTAAGCGAGCTATTTCAAGCAAGGCTTgtcaaaaaataactttaaaaaatggttGTCTGTAAAGGCGGCTTACAGACGATAGATTACGTGACAACGACATAGAAAAACATTGATAAAACGATTGTATACTTGAGTCTTCGAATGGACTACAGATGCACCGCATACGTACAAggagcgtaacgggacaattAGCAAAACTGGACAATGTGCGTAACGGGACAATGTGTCATGCTTTTTTTGTCCATGTAGCAGTTATCtcgtcaataaataaatattaagggtaaagtgcataaccaaatcaaccaaaataaaattacaacacagaaaaattatacaattaacaaacttaatatacaatgaaataaaaaatacactataTTGTACCTACGAACATTTCAGGTGGAGATAGATTATGAAGATGCAGTGGCGGTTCGAAAGGttgaaaaaattatgaaaatgcaTCTTGGAAGGAATTGCACAATCTACGTTGACGATAAGTAAGTCTTGATGATGATTAATATTTAGCGTAAGTTACGTTCAGTGGCGATTGTCTTTAATCGTTTAAAGCAAGAgcttataacatataatagaTTCTAAATACTGAGAGACATATGTGATACCTATATAGAAACATGTCGACATATAGGACATGTTGTATTGTTATATCGCTTGCCCCAGGGAAAAAGTCGAAAAgccaaaaaaaattttttttcaggactAATAAAATAGGATAATGCTATTATTACTACAATACTAAGTAcagtatatatacaaatatatatcaaattaaagcaattgatttaattgttgttatttattaagtgtaaatagttaaaaaaatactaaatgtatattacagtaacttaattaAACTGAAGAGCAAAATCGTTTTACGATTGTTTTCctgttttaacataattacggACGACACGCATATTATGACGTATGTCTAGAACGTGTTGCGATCTATTTCAGTAAAGATAAACGAGTATTACTAAACATTTGCACAAATTATAGTATACAccaatacttatatataaaagtgttgcaatattttgaaaaaaaatatacccaGTACACAAAGAAGTCAACAatgagaaaacattaaaacagcTTTACGAATGATCCCCGGGGCAAgcgaaattacaatttatgaatgtATGAAAAACTAAGGGAAAACCCATTTATCACTAAAATTGACTGTTTGCGattttatatgtgtatatatatgtattcataCTAAAATGAtattaggttacataactcgtgtcaaatacaaatttttgaatttagtcAATGtcaaaagaaacaaaattttaattctaacCTATACTTATCATATGTCCTCTGAATTGCGTGGATACTCAGTTCTTAAACTACTAAACTATTTCTGAAATTTCCTCTCTTGCCTCTGTTGTTAGAATAAACCTGACTGAAAAAGATGATGTAGGAACACGTGTCCtcaaatatgtatttgcaataaacaacgataatatttttgaaagtcGGTTTATAAAATCAGAAATTGaacaaaattaacaattcTGTATATAGGCAAGTCTCGCTTGTTAAGGAAGACATTGCAAAAATGTATCGTGTGTCAGGCTCAGGTGgctcatcacctacttgcctattagaataaACAAGTGATCACGAATGTCATACAGATATgcgaggcccagacctaaaaggatGTAGCCACAATGTATTTCTTACTCATCACATTGTTTTCAGCAATTCCGAATCCCTAGGCGTTTACGTACTTTTGGAAAATGGAGAAAAAATTAACGACATGGTCCTTAAAGCAATTTCAGATAAAAGTAAGGCAaacattattacttaaatgtgttaaaaattaatctgaatttaaatatattatcttaaagattatttattttaattttataaaaagaaatagttttaagaaaaagtaAAATCTCGGTAAAGCGTTACAGaactgagttttttttttgcatagttgGTGTGAGGAACGTGAAATAAAGCAGGATTACGAGTCTTCTAGGCAAGAACATAGAAGTGATTTTTCTTCTAGAACTGAGatggataattttattttaaatttatttatttatttacatccCATACGTGGCCAAattctaactaaaaataactaaaatatgatGTCGTGTAGTTTCAATATACTGTTATACTGTTTACGTCGAGAGTTATACAGCTAGTCCATAATTAGGAGGTCGAAAAATGCTAGTTATAGAAGTGTAACTTCTTTA containing:
- the LOC123711863 gene encoding tudor domain-containing protein 1-like isoform X1 gives rise to the protein MCSDIKLNAMSYVNLTTLADHKRQEMEDRIHMFTAKCDNTIKNLEYLKKRAQGLMTQLNCDHMELKDRFLNSVKTLEEYSYLINDINIAVEELVNPANRAGHPGFGLVNMLPPSISPFNIADTLSQPVPSTSKTCLHPQDWSKKKNIPKDQPLISFSTESLGEIIPSEDKQCDSQTITEGVKNITFADAGNVTLPAQTVLQLDYEYPAVLLHVDGTSFWVTTENIDEAFQLMTDMTEYYKKCKVQFSLNQLVPLSCCAVYEESDSYTRGLFIQLSEEDIRSAQVHLVDYGETRLVPTCWLQPLMPQFCGLPPFARYCHLAGVEIDYEDAVAVRKVEKIMKMHLGRNCTIYVDDNNSESLGVYVLLENGEKINDMVLKAISDKTNNSQGPDTPEGFPGLTEENCDITQIPEYEDPVIAVTGYHNRDEADICKHYKGGPEKTCFKGKRCTKKHVVKHPDGWTLDRVFVPAKLKSLPLPAAGSFVRVLVSHVPHFNHFFVQMINDTKDITEKEFQPLTSLSALVQDMNSAATISSYRPLKMIPAPGELVASLYPMDGKWYRAKVLTSTKADRKVEIKYVDYGNVIWVDEDLLRELQPRFCVLPTQAILCILAGITLRNQAATNLIAGRNALIALIQDKRFDAEVIATDYDSITVVLYDEKGNNIADLLALQKVVERQEYTIDYKLTDGRRYVIIPS
- the LOC123711863 gene encoding tudor domain-containing protein 1-like isoform X2 yields the protein MCSDIKLNAMSYVNLTTLADHKRQEMEDRIHMFTAKCDNTIKNLEYLKKRAQGLMTQLNCDHMELKDRFLNSVKTLEEYSYLINDINIAVEELVNPANRAGHPGFGLVNMLPPSISPFNIADTLSQPVPSTSKTCLHPQDWSKKKNIPKDQPLISFSTESLGEIIPSEDKQCDSQTITEGVKNITFADAGNVTLPAQTVLQLDYEYPAVLLHVDGTSFWVTTENIDEAFQLMTDMTEYYKKCKVQFSLNQLVPLSCCAVYEESDSYTRGLFIQLSEEDIRSAQVHLVDYGETRLVPTCWLQPLMPQFCGLPPFARYCHLAGVEIDYEDAVAVRKVEKIMKMHLGRNCTIYVDDNNSESLGVYVLLENGEKINDMVLKAISDKTNNSQGPDTPEGFPGLTEENCDITQIPEYEDPVIAVTGYHNRDEADICKHYKGGPEKTCFKGKRCTKKHVVKHPDGWTLDRVFVPAKLKSLPLPAAGSFVRVLVSHVPHFNHFFVQMINDTKDITEKEFQPLTSLSALVQDMNSAATISSYRPLKMIPAPGELVASLYPMDGKWYRAKVLTSTKADRKVEIKYVDYGNVIWVDEDLLRELQPRFCVLPTQAILCILAGITLRNQAATNLIAGRNALIALIQDKRFDAEVI